Proteins from a single region of Sinorhizobium alkalisoli:
- a CDS encoding glutamate synthase subunit beta, with amino-acid sequence MGKVTGFLEIDRQVAKYQPASDRIRHFREFTIPMSDQEVQKQAARCMDCGIPYCHGPTGCPVHNQIPDWNDLVYNGNWDEAIRNLHSTNNFPEFTGRVCPAPCEEACTLNLEDVPVAIKTVEQAIADKAYEMGYIVPQPAVTKTGKRVAVIGSGPAGMAAAQQLARAGHEVHVYERESKPGGLLRYGIPDFKMEKNFIDRRIEQMKGEGVTFHCGVNAGVDLAVQQLLDENDAVVYCGGSETPRDAGIPGVEFAGVHDAMPYLVQQNRRVGRENIDSVGWPSEPILAGGKHVVVVGGGDTASDCVGTAFRQGAVKVTQLDIRPQPPEKEDKLAVWPFWATKMRTSSSQAEGAVREFQVATLEFVGDEDGILTGVKCCQVDERRKPIAGTEFVIKADLAFIAIGFRGPFTDSVVRDLGDRLALNVDRRGSTNVVANERDYRTSVEKLWTAGDVRRGQSLVVWAIREGRQAARAIDEALMGSTVLPR; translated from the coding sequence ATGGGCAAGGTTACTGGATTTCTCGAGATCGACCGGCAGGTGGCGAAGTACCAGCCGGCATCCGACCGCATCCGCCACTTCCGTGAATTCACCATTCCGATGTCCGACCAGGAAGTGCAGAAGCAGGCCGCTCGCTGCATGGATTGTGGCATTCCCTATTGTCATGGGCCGACCGGTTGCCCTGTTCACAACCAGATCCCGGACTGGAACGACCTCGTCTACAACGGCAATTGGGACGAAGCGATCCGCAACCTGCATTCCACCAATAATTTCCCGGAGTTCACCGGCCGCGTCTGTCCCGCACCTTGCGAGGAGGCCTGCACGCTGAACCTCGAAGACGTGCCGGTCGCGATCAAGACGGTGGAGCAGGCGATTGCCGATAAGGCCTATGAGATGGGATATATCGTGCCGCAGCCGGCCGTCACCAAGACCGGTAAGCGGGTGGCGGTCATCGGATCCGGTCCGGCCGGTATGGCGGCCGCCCAGCAGCTCGCTCGCGCCGGCCACGAGGTTCATGTCTACGAGCGCGAGTCCAAGCCCGGCGGCCTTCTGCGTTACGGCATTCCGGACTTCAAGATGGAAAAGAACTTCATCGATCGCCGCATCGAGCAGATGAAAGGCGAGGGGGTCACCTTCCACTGTGGGGTCAATGCCGGCGTCGACCTGGCCGTCCAGCAGCTCCTCGACGAGAACGACGCCGTCGTCTATTGCGGCGGTTCCGAGACCCCGCGCGACGCCGGGATTCCGGGGGTGGAATTTGCCGGCGTGCACGATGCGATGCCTTATCTCGTTCAGCAGAACCGGCGCGTCGGTCGCGAGAACATAGACAGCGTCGGCTGGCCGTCCGAGCCGATCCTGGCCGGCGGCAAGCATGTCGTGGTGGTCGGCGGCGGCGACACGGCGTCCGACTGTGTCGGTACCGCCTTCCGCCAGGGTGCCGTCAAGGTGACTCAGCTCGACATTCGGCCACAGCCGCCGGAAAAGGAAGACAAGCTCGCCGTCTGGCCCTTCTGGGCGACAAAGATGCGCACCTCCTCCAGCCAGGCAGAGGGCGCGGTTCGCGAGTTTCAGGTGGCGACGCTGGAATTCGTCGGCGACGAGGACGGCATTCTAACAGGCGTCAAGTGCTGCCAGGTGGATGAGCGCCGCAAGCCGATCGCGGGTACCGAATTCGTCATCAAGGCTGACCTCGCCTTCATCGCCATTGGCTTCCGTGGGCCGTTCACCGACAGCGTGGTTAGGGATCTCGGCGACCGACTGGCCCTCAATGTCGACCGTCGCGGCTCGACCAACGTCGTTGCGAACGAGCGGGACTACAGGACGTCGGTCGAAAAGCTCTGGACGGCCGGCGACGTCCGCCGCGGCCAATCGCTTGTCGTCTGGGCGATCCGCGAAGGCC
- the gltB gene encoding glutamate synthase large subunit has product MTDHSPSHQIGLNLATSAATAVKTPAFPSGLPRKQGLYDPRNERDACGVGFVAHMKGEKSHQIVRDGLFMLENLTHRGAVGADPLMGDGAGILVQIPDRFFREEMAKEGVTLPKAGEYAVGYLFMPRDEKLIAHFKDVIREVVVEEGQHLLGFRDVPVDNSSLSKAPDIAATEPQHVQVFIGAGRDAATNDEFERRLFTLRKVISNRIHAEADGSDLGFYIVSLSTSTIVYKGMFLAFQVGAYYKDLADERFQSAVALVHQRFSTNTFPSWKLAHPYRMVAHNGEINTLRGNVNWMAARQASVSSPLFGDDISKLWPISYEGQSDTACFDNALEFLVRGGYSLAHAVMMLIPEAWAGNQLMSAERKAFYEYHAALMEPWDGPAAVAFTDGRQIGATLDRNGLRPARYIVTSDDRVIMASEAGVLPVAEDKIVKKWRLQPGKMLLIDMEEGRIISDEEVKSALASKHPYRQWLDNTQLILEDLKPVEPRALRRDVSLIDRQQAFGYTQEDTKLLMSPMATTGQEAIGSMGTDTPISAMSDKPKLLYTYFKQNFAQVTNPPIDPIREELVMSLVSFIGPRPNILDHEGMAHAKRLEVRQPILTNGDLEKIRSIGHTEDRFDTKTLDFTYDISRGAEGMPEMLDRLCERAEAAVKGGYNIIVLSDRQVGPDRVAIPALLATAAVHHHLIRKGLRTSVGLVVESGEPREVHHFCLLAGFGAEAINPYLAFDTLIDMHKRGEFPKEVDASEIVYRYIKAVGKGILKVMSKMGISTYQSYCGAQIFDAVGLSSALVEKYFFGTATTIEGIGLDEIAAETVARHRAAFGADPVLSNALDIGGEYAFRMRGESHAWTPDAIASLQHAVRGNAEDRYREFAAMMNEQASRMNTIRGLFTIRRAEDAGRKPIALEEVEPASEIVKRFSTGAMSFGSISREAHTTLAIAMNRIGGKSNTGEGGEESDRYLPLPDGSMNPERSAIKQIASGRFGVTTEYLVNADVLQIKVAQGAKPGEGGQLPGHKVDATVAKTRHSTPGVGLISPPPHHDIYSIEDLAQLIFDLKNVNPEADVSVKLVSEVGVGTVAAGVAKARADHITIAGFDGGTGASPLTSLKHAGSPWEIGLAETQQTLVLNGLRSRVALQVDGGLKTGRDVIIGAMLGADEFGFATAPLIAAGCIMMRKCHLNTCPVGVATQDPVLRKRFKGTPEHVINYFFFVAEEVREILASLGVRKLDEIIGASELLERDGMIEHWKAKGLDFSKIFHRVEAPKEASYWTERQSHPIDDILDRRLIEKAKLALETKVPVAFEAEIKNVDRSAGAMLSGALAKRWGYKGLKDDTIHVTLKGTAGQSFGAFLARGITFDLVGDGNDYVGKGLSGGRIIVRPPETARIVPQESIIVGNTVLYGAISGECYFNGVAGERFAVRNSGAIAVVEGVGDHGCEYMTGGVVVVLGNTGRNFAAGMSGGVAYVLDDEGDFARRCNMAMVELEPVPEEDDMLEKLHHHGGDLMHKGRVDVSGDMTRHDEERLYQLVSNHLHYTGSVRAKEILEHWTDYRPKFRKVMPVEYRRALEDMERMRMAEAAE; this is encoded by the coding sequence ATGACGGATCATTCGCCATCGCACCAGATTGGGCTCAATCTCGCAACGAGCGCCGCGACGGCTGTGAAAACGCCCGCATTCCCGTCCGGACTGCCGCGAAAGCAGGGGCTTTACGATCCGCGCAACGAACGCGACGCCTGCGGCGTCGGGTTCGTCGCGCATATGAAGGGCGAGAAGTCGCACCAGATCGTGCGCGACGGCCTCTTCATGCTCGAAAACCTGACGCACCGCGGTGCGGTCGGTGCTGACCCGTTGATGGGCGATGGCGCGGGCATCCTCGTGCAGATCCCCGACCGCTTCTTCCGCGAGGAGATGGCGAAAGAGGGCGTCACCCTGCCGAAGGCCGGGGAATACGCCGTCGGCTATCTCTTCATGCCGCGTGACGAAAAGCTGATTGCCCATTTCAAGGATGTGATCCGGGAGGTCGTGGTGGAGGAGGGGCAGCATCTGCTCGGCTTCCGCGACGTGCCGGTCGACAATTCATCGCTCTCCAAGGCGCCGGACATTGCGGCCACCGAGCCGCAGCACGTCCAGGTCTTCATTGGCGCCGGCCGCGATGCCGCCACCAACGACGAATTCGAACGCCGGCTGTTCACGCTGCGCAAGGTGATCTCCAACCGCATCCATGCGGAAGCCGACGGCAGTGATCTCGGCTTCTACATCGTGTCGCTATCAACCTCGACGATCGTCTACAAGGGCATGTTCCTCGCCTTTCAGGTCGGCGCCTATTACAAGGACCTTGCCGACGAACGCTTCCAGTCGGCGGTGGCGCTGGTGCATCAGCGGTTCTCGACCAATACCTTCCCCTCCTGGAAGTTGGCGCACCCCTATCGCATGGTTGCCCACAATGGCGAGATCAACACGCTGCGCGGCAACGTCAACTGGATGGCGGCACGCCAGGCCTCGGTCTCCTCGCCGCTCTTCGGCGACGACATCTCCAAGCTCTGGCCGATTTCCTATGAGGGCCAGTCGGACACAGCCTGTTTCGACAATGCGCTCGAATTCCTGGTGCGCGGCGGCTATTCGCTCGCCCATGCGGTGATGATGCTGATCCCCGAGGCCTGGGCCGGAAACCAGCTCATGTCGGCGGAACGCAAGGCATTCTACGAGTATCATGCGGCGCTGATGGAGCCGTGGGACGGGCCGGCGGCAGTCGCCTTCACGGACGGCCGACAAATCGGCGCGACCCTCGACCGCAACGGCCTTCGCCCGGCGCGCTACATCGTCACCAGTGATGATCGCGTTATCATGGCGTCGGAAGCCGGCGTGCTGCCGGTCGCCGAGGACAAGATCGTCAAGAAGTGGCGGCTGCAGCCTGGCAAGATGCTGCTGATCGACATGGAAGAAGGCCGCATCATCTCCGATGAGGAGGTGAAGTCGGCGCTTGCAAGCAAGCACCCCTATCGGCAATGGCTCGACAATACCCAGCTCATCCTCGAGGACCTGAAGCCGGTCGAGCCGAGGGCGCTTCGCCGCGACGTGTCGCTGATCGACCGCCAGCAGGCCTTCGGCTACACGCAGGAAGACACAAAGCTTCTGATGTCGCCGATGGCAACGACCGGCCAGGAGGCGATCGGTTCCATGGGCACCGACACGCCGATCTCGGCGATGTCCGACAAGCCGAAGCTGCTCTACACCTATTTCAAGCAGAACTTCGCGCAGGTCACCAACCCGCCGATCGACCCGATCCGCGAGGAACTGGTGATGAGCCTCGTCTCCTTCATCGGTCCGCGTCCGAACATTCTCGACCATGAGGGCATGGCGCATGCCAAGCGGCTGGAAGTCCGCCAGCCGATCCTCACCAATGGCGATCTCGAGAAGATCCGCTCGATCGGCCACACGGAAGACCGTTTCGACACCAAGACGCTCGATTTCACCTACGACATTTCGCGTGGGGCCGAAGGCATGCCGGAAATGCTCGACCGCCTTTGCGAACGGGCGGAAGCGGCAGTCAAGGGCGGCTACAACATCATCGTGCTTTCCGACCGGCAGGTCGGGCCTGATCGCGTGGCTATCCCGGCGCTGCTCGCCACGGCGGCGGTTCACCACCACCTGATCCGCAAGGGCTTGCGCACCTCGGTCGGTCTCGTGGTGGAATCCGGCGAGCCGCGCGAGGTGCACCATTTCTGTCTGCTGGCCGGTTTTGGCGCGGAAGCGATCAACCCCTATCTCGCCTTCGACACACTGATCGACATGCACAAGCGCGGCGAGTTCCCCAAGGAAGTCGACGCCAGCGAAATCGTCTACCGCTACATCAAGGCGGTCGGGAAGGGCATTCTCAAGGTCATGTCCAAAATGGGCATCTCGACCTACCAGTCCTATTGCGGCGCGCAGATTTTCGACGCCGTCGGCCTTTCCTCGGCGTTGGTCGAGAAATACTTCTTCGGCACGGCGACGACGATCGAAGGCATCGGGCTCGATGAGATCGCGGCAGAGACCGTCGCCCGTCACAGGGCTGCCTTTGGAGCCGACCCGGTTCTCTCCAATGCGCTCGACATCGGCGGCGAATATGCCTTCCGCATGCGCGGGGAAAGCCATGCCTGGACGCCGGATGCGATCGCCTCGCTCCAGCATGCGGTGCGCGGCAACGCCGAGGATCGCTATCGCGAATTCGCTGCGATGATGAACGAGCAGGCGAGCCGCATGAATACGATCCGCGGCCTCTTCACCATCAGGCGCGCCGAGGACGCCGGCCGCAAGCCCATCGCGCTCGAGGAGGTCGAGCCGGCATCCGAGATCGTCAAGCGCTTCTCGACCGGCGCCATGTCCTTCGGCTCCATCAGCCGCGAGGCCCATACGACGCTGGCGATCGCGATGAACCGGATCGGCGGCAAGTCGAACACCGGCGAGGGCGGCGAGGAGAGCGATCGTTACCTGCCGCTGCCGGACGGATCGATGAATCCGGAGCGCTCGGCGATCAAGCAGATCGCTTCCGGCCGCTTCGGCGTCACCACCGAGTATCTGGTCAACGCCGATGTGCTGCAGATCAAGGTGGCGCAGGGCGCCAAGCCCGGCGAGGGCGGTCAGCTTCCCGGCCACAAGGTCGATGCGACTGTCGCGAAGACCCGGCATTCTACCCCAGGCGTCGGTCTCATCTCGCCACCGCCGCACCATGACATCTATTCGATCGAGGATCTGGCGCAGCTGATCTTCGATCTGAAGAATGTCAACCCGGAAGCCGATGTCTCGGTCAAGCTGGTGTCCGAAGTGGGCGTCGGCACGGTCGCGGCCGGTGTCGCCAAGGCACGCGCCGACCACATCACTATTGCCGGGTTCGACGGTGGCACCGGCGCCTCGCCGCTTACTTCGCTGAAGCATGCGGGCAGCCCTTGGGAAATCGGTCTTGCCGAAACCCAGCAGACGCTGGTCTTGAATGGCCTGCGCTCGCGCGTCGCACTTCAGGTCGACGGCGGTCTGAAGACTGGACGCGACGTCATCATCGGTGCCATGTTGGGGGCCGATGAATTCGGCTTCGCCACCGCGCCGCTGATCGCGGCCGGCTGCATCATGATGCGCAAGTGCCACTTGAACACCTGCCCGGTCGGCGTCGCCACCCAGGATCCGGTGCTCAGAAAGCGCTTCAAGGGCACGCCGGAGCATGTGATCAACTACTTCTTCTTCGTCGCGGAAGAAGTACGTGAAATCCTGGCGTCACTCGGCGTCAGGAAGCTCGACGAGATCATCGGTGCTTCCGAACTGCTTGAGCGCGACGGCATGATCGAGCACTGGAAGGCCAAGGGGCTCGATTTTTCGAAGATCTTCCACAGGGTGGAAGCGCCGAAAGAAGCGAGCTATTGGACGGAGCGCCAGAGTCACCCGATCGACGACATTCTCGACCGCAGGCTGATCGAGAAGGCGAAGCTGGCGCTGGAAACCAAGGTGCCGGTCGCCTTCGAAGCCGAGATCAAGAATGTCGACCGCTCGGCGGGGGCGATGCTTTCCGGCGCGCTTGCCAAGCGCTGGGGATACAAGGGCCTCAAGGACGACACGATCCACGTGACGCTCAAGGGCACGGCAGGCCAGTCCTTCGGTGCTTTCCTTGCGCGCGGCATCACCTTCGACCTCGTTGGCGACGGCAATGACTATGTCGGCAAGGGGCTTTCGGGCGGACGCATCATCGTCCGGCCGCCGGAAACCGCCAGGATCGTGCCGCAGGAGTCGATCATCGTCGGCAATACCGTGCTCTATGGTGCGATCTCCGGCGAATGCTACTTCAATGGCGTCGCCGGCGAGCGCTTCGCGGTGCGAAACTCCGGCGCGATCGCTGTCGTCGAAGGTGTCGGCGACCACGGTTGCGAATATATGACCGGCGGCGTCGTCGTCGTGCTTGGCAACACGGGACGCAACTTCGCGGCCGGGATGTCCGGCGGTGTCGCCTATGTGCTGGATGACGAGGGCGATTTCGCCCGTCGCTGCAACATGGCCATGGTCGAACTGGAGCCGGTTCCGGAGGAGGACGACATGCTGGAGAAGCTGCACCACCACGGCGGCGACCTCATGCACAAGGGCCGGGTCGATGTCTCCGGCGACATGACGCGTCACGACGAAGAGCGGCTCTACCAACTCGTTTCAAACCACCTGCATTACACGGGTTCGGTTCGCGCCAAGGAGATTCTCGAACATTGGACGGACTACCGGCCGAAGTTCCGCAAGGTCATGCCGGTCGAATATCGCCGCGCGCTTGAGGATATGGAGCGCATGAGAATGGCGGAAGCGGCCGAGTAA
- a CDS encoding threonine aldolase family protein: MIFASDNWAGAHPAIAHSLAAHAGGCVPAYGASELDLKVEQRFSEIFGREVAVFFVGTGTAANSLALATANRPGGVVFCHREAHVNVDECGAPAFFSHGARLNPVDGAFGKMDAARLEAEIRRFPPEFVHGGQPMAITIAQATESGTVYSLDEIEAIAAIARAHRLPLHMDGARFANALVGLDITPAEMTWKRGVDLLSFGGTKNGCWCAEAVVLFDLSKAPEMQFLRKQTAQLFSKSRFIAAQFDAYFAGDLWLDLARHANAMAKRLADGIAASASSRLAWTPAANEVFVIMKREMATRLQQEGAVFYDWHVPQHLAGILGENEGLYRLVTSFVTAPDDVDRFVAAC; the protein is encoded by the coding sequence ATGATCTTCGCTTCCGATAACTGGGCCGGCGCCCATCCGGCAATTGCCCACTCCCTGGCGGCGCACGCCGGCGGCTGTGTTCCGGCTTATGGCGCGAGCGAACTCGATCTAAAGGTGGAGCAGCGGTTCTCGGAGATTTTCGGCAGAGAGGTCGCGGTGTTTTTCGTCGGTACCGGAACGGCGGCGAACTCGCTGGCGCTTGCCACCGCCAATCGGCCGGGCGGCGTCGTCTTCTGTCACCGCGAGGCCCATGTGAATGTCGACGAGTGCGGTGCGCCGGCGTTCTTCTCGCACGGCGCAAGGCTCAACCCGGTCGACGGCGCTTTCGGCAAAATGGATGCGGCACGGCTCGAGGCGGAGATCCGCCGCTTTCCGCCAGAATTCGTGCATGGCGGCCAGCCCATGGCCATAACGATAGCCCAGGCCACCGAGAGCGGCACGGTCTATTCCCTTGACGAGATCGAGGCGATCGCCGCCATTGCCAGAGCGCACAGGCTGCCGCTCCACATGGACGGCGCGCGCTTTGCCAATGCCCTCGTTGGTCTCGACATCACGCCGGCCGAAATGACCTGGAAGCGCGGCGTCGATCTGCTCTCCTTCGGGGGAACGAAGAACGGCTGCTGGTGCGCCGAAGCCGTGGTCCTGTTCGATTTATCCAAGGCGCCGGAGATGCAGTTCCTGCGCAAGCAGACGGCCCAGCTCTTTTCCAAGTCGCGCTTCATCGCCGCCCAGTTCGACGCGTATTTCGCGGGCGACCTCTGGCTCGATCTCGCCCGCCACGCCAACGCCATGGCAAAACGCCTCGCCGACGGCATTGCGGCGTCCGCGAGCAGCCGTCTTGCCTGGACGCCGGCGGCCAACGAGGTCTTTGTAATCATGAAACGCGAGATGGCGACACGGCTCCAGCAGGAGGGCGCCGTCTTCTACGACTGGCACGTGCCGCAGCACCTTGCCGGCATCCTTGGAGAGAACGAGGGCCTCTACCGCCTCGTCACGAGCTTCGTCACGGCACCGGACGACGTCGACCGCTTCGTCGCCGCCTGCTGA
- a CDS encoding Hsp20 family protein, with protein MRHFDFSPLYRSTVGFDRLFTMLDSLGQPDQAQTYPPYNIERTGENAYRITMAVAGFDESELSVEARENTLAIKGEKSEEKADETQFLHRGIAKRAFERRFQLADHVEIKAASLKNGLLHVDLVREIPEAAKPRRIEISSVSSQPKQIEAQNA; from the coding sequence ATGCGTCATTTTGATTTCTCCCCCCTCTATCGTTCCACCGTCGGCTTCGATCGCCTGTTCACAATGCTCGATAGCCTCGGCCAGCCGGATCAGGCGCAGACCTATCCGCCTTACAATATCGAGCGTACCGGCGAGAACGCCTATCGTATCACCATGGCCGTCGCCGGCTTCGATGAAAGCGAGCTCTCGGTCGAGGCGCGCGAAAACACACTGGCGATCAAGGGCGAAAAAAGCGAGGAAAAGGCTGACGAGACCCAATTTCTCCATCGCGGCATCGCTAAGCGCGCCTTCGAGCGCCGCTTCCAACTCGCCGACCACGTCGAGATCAAGGCAGCCTCGTTGAAGAATGGCCTGCTCCATGTCGACCTCGTGCGCGAGATCCCGGAAGCTGCCAAGCCGCGCCGGATCGAGATTTCTTCGGTTTCGTCGCAGCCGAAGCAAATAGAGGCGCAGAACGCCTAA
- a CDS encoding alpha/beta fold hydrolase, producing MIAILDATPDNPIPGYPVAGFFDGVGNRKIRYAIFKTKARFARGTVVLLQGRNESIEKYFETIGDFMEAGYWVATFDWRGQGGSERLLAQSTLGHVEYFADYGRDLMTFLEQIVLPDTRLPFSIVAHSMGALVCLSVAPALATRVDRMVLLAPFVGLGGQVIGEPGIVAVAAVMRWLGLGRLPLHRDGRSHGPFTNNPLTRDADRYARNLALLETHPRLSLGPPTARWLNEAFRTIRRVTRREHLTRITVPTVLLAPTADGLVPYVAIERLASNFRAGHLIPIDGARHELLQEADRYRAQAMAAILAFLPQAEAGEDDESRQFLQRRAS from the coding sequence ATGATAGCGATCCTCGACGCCACACCCGACAATCCGATCCCGGGATATCCAGTGGCAGGTTTTTTCGATGGCGTCGGCAACCGGAAAATCCGCTACGCGATTTTCAAGACGAAGGCGCGCTTTGCGCGCGGCACCGTCGTGCTGCTGCAGGGGCGCAACGAATCGATCGAGAAATATTTCGAAACCATCGGCGATTTCATGGAGGCGGGCTATTGGGTCGCGACCTTCGACTGGCGCGGGCAGGGCGGGTCGGAACGGCTGCTTGCGCAGTCGACGCTTGGCCATGTGGAATATTTCGCCGATTACGGGCGCGACCTCATGACTTTCCTGGAGCAGATCGTGCTGCCGGACACACGCCTGCCTTTTTCGATCGTCGCCCATTCCATGGGAGCGCTCGTTTGCCTGTCGGTGGCGCCGGCACTGGCCACTCGGGTAGACCGCATGGTGTTGTTAGCCCCTTTTGTGGGGCTGGGCGGGCAGGTCATCGGTGAACCGGGCATCGTTGCAGTCGCGGCCGTGATGCGCTGGCTTGGACTTGGCAGACTGCCGCTCCATCGGGACGGGCGCAGCCATGGACCCTTCACGAACAATCCGCTGACCAGGGATGCAGACCGCTACGCCCGCAACTTGGCGCTGCTTGAGACCCATCCGCGCTTGAGCCTTGGACCGCCGACCGCGCGGTGGTTGAACGAGGCCTTCCGAACCATACGGCGCGTCACGCGCCGCGAGCATCTGACGAGGATCACGGTACCGACCGTGCTGCTGGCGCCGACCGCCGATGGACTCGTGCCCTATGTCGCAATCGAACGGCTTGCCAGCAATTTCCGCGCCGGCCACCTGATACCGATCGACGGCGCACGGCACGAACTGCTGCAGGAGGCCGACCGCTATCGCGCCCAGGCCATGGCGGCGATTCTCGCCTTCCTGCCACAGGCGGAAGCCGGGGAGGATGATGAGTCACGACAGTTCCTGCAGCGCCGCGCGTCTTAG
- the hisN gene encoding histidinol-phosphatase: MLPDRSFFDRLADAAKAETIPRFRTGACVTNKLEGGFDPVTEADQSAEAAIRALIESAYPEHGILGEEHGNVGLDREHVWVIDPIDGTRAFISGLPVWGTLIGLYRNGEAIMGLMDQPFTGERYFADGERSVYRGPDGEKVLRTRDCGGLSDAVLFTTSPHLYAGKIKERFEALQSKVRLFRYGCDCYAFALLAAGHVDLVIECGLKPYDVGGLIPLIEQAGGIITDWQGGPAEWGGEIIAAGSSEVHAQALETLRGR, from the coding sequence ATGCTGCCCGACCGCTCCTTCTTCGATCGCCTCGCCGACGCCGCCAAGGCGGAAACCATCCCGCGCTTCCGGACCGGCGCATGTGTGACCAACAAGCTCGAAGGCGGCTTCGATCCTGTCACGGAGGCCGATCAGTCGGCCGAGGCGGCGATCCGGGCGCTGATCGAAAGCGCTTATCCCGAGCACGGTATCCTCGGCGAGGAGCACGGCAATGTCGGCCTCGATCGAGAGCATGTCTGGGTTATCGATCCGATCGACGGGACGCGCGCCTTCATCTCCGGCCTGCCGGTATGGGGCACGCTGATCGGACTCTATCGCAACGGCGAGGCGATAATGGGACTGATGGACCAGCCTTTCACCGGCGAGCGCTATTTCGCCGATGGCGAGAGATCGGTCTATCGCGGCCCGGATGGCGAGAAGGTGCTGCGGACACGCGACTGCGGCGGACTGTCGGATGCTGTTCTCTTCACCACCTCGCCGCATCTTTATGCGGGCAAGATCAAGGAGCGCTTCGAGGCGCTTCAGTCGAAAGTCCGGCTGTTCCGCTATGGCTGCGATTGCTACGCCTTCGCGCTCCTGGCTGCCGGTCATGTCGACCTCGTCATCGAATGCGGTCTAAAGCCCTATGACGTCGGCGGGCTCATCCCGCTGATCGAGCAGGCGGGCGGCATCATCACCGATTGGCAGGGCGGTCCGGCGGAATGGGGTGGCGAGATCATTGCCGCCGGCAGCAGCGAAGTTCATGCGCAGGCCCTGGAAACGTTGCGTGGCCGATGA
- a CDS encoding N-formylglutamate amidohydrolase, whose translation MGEVGEWEMFEILEPATQRIPFVFNSPHSGRLYPQSFLDQSRLDAHSIRRSEDHFVDELFQSATFLGAPLLRAHFPRAFLDVNREPYELDPRMFDGTLPPHANISSMRVAGGLGTIPRVVAENMEIYRGRFPVEEALTRVESIYKPYHATLRKLIARTHVQFGMAILIDCHSMPGNVHLSASGQRPDFIIGDRYGTSAAAELSRMAVELLEQLGYAVTRNKPYAGGFITEHYGRPTRGLHALQIEINRSLYIDEATLIKKPGFSALATDLATFIGALARHVEDFAADLPLAAE comes from the coding sequence ATGGGGGAAGTGGGCGAGTGGGAAATGTTCGAAATCCTTGAACCCGCGACACAGCGGATTCCCTTTGTGTTCAACTCTCCCCATAGCGGCCGCCTCTATCCCCAGTCCTTTCTCGATCAATCGCGCCTCGATGCCCATTCGATCCGCCGTTCGGAAGACCATTTCGTCGACGAACTCTTCCAAAGCGCCACCTTCCTGGGGGCGCCGCTCCTGAGGGCGCATTTCCCGCGGGCCTTCCTCGACGTCAATCGCGAGCCCTACGAACTCGACCCCCGCATGTTCGATGGCACCCTGCCGCCGCATGCGAATATTAGTTCGATGCGCGTTGCCGGCGGGCTCGGCACGATTCCACGCGTGGTCGCCGAGAATATGGAGATCTATCGTGGCCGTTTTCCGGTCGAGGAGGCGCTCACGCGCGTGGAGTCGATTTACAAACCCTACCACGCGACGCTCCGGAAGCTGATCGCCCGCACGCATGTGCAGTTCGGGATGGCGATCCTCATCGATTGCCATTCGATGCCCGGCAATGTGCATCTTTCAGCGAGCGGTCAGCGCCCGGATTTCATCATCGGCGACCGTTACGGAACGAGCGCCGCGGCGGAATTGTCGCGCATGGCGGTGGAACTCCTGGAACAGCTTGGCTATGCGGTGACCCGCAACAAGCCCTATGCCGGCGGTTTCATCACCGAGCATTATGGCCGCCCGACGCGAGGCCTGCATGCGCTGCAGATCGAGATCAATCGCAGCCTCTATATCGACGAGGCGACGCTGATCAAAAAGCCAGGATTTTCTGCTTTGGCGACCGATCTCGCCACCTTCATCGGAGCGCTTGCCCGACATGTCGAGGATTTTGCCGCCGATCTGCCGCTGGCGGCCGAGTAG
- the cpdR1 gene encoding response regulator CpdR1: MTAKILLAEDDNDMRRFLVKALEKAGYKVQSYDNGASAYDRLREEPFSLLLTDIVMPEMDGIELARRATELDPDLKVMFITGFAAVALNPDSKAPKDAKVLSKPFHLRDLVDEVNKMLAA; this comes from the coding sequence ATGACTGCGAAAATCCTCCTTGCCGAAGACGACAACGACATGCGCCGCTTCCTCGTGAAGGCGCTGGAAAAGGCGGGCTACAAGGTCCAGTCCTACGACAATGGCGCCAGCGCCTACGACCGGCTTCGCGAAGAACCTTTTTCGCTGCTCCTGACCGACATCGTCATGCCCGAGATGGACGGCATCGAACTTGCCCGCCGCGCCACCGAGCTCGATCCGGACCTGAAGGTCATGTTCATCACCGGCTTTGCCGCTGTAGCGCTGAACCCCGATTCGAAGGCACCGAAGGACGCCAAGGTGCTTTCCAAGCCCTTCCACCTGCGCGATCTCGTCGACGAGGTCAACAAGATGCTGGCGGCATGA